CGCCCATCGGCACGCTCAGAGCTTTCGACAGCGACGCGCTGGGCGTGAGCGGCGATGCGAACTCACTGGTCTTCGCCCCTGACGGAAAGCTGGAGGAGTTGGCCAGTGTGGATTGCGCCGTGGCTGTATCTTGCGGCGGCCAAGGCCGACGCTTTGCTCCGGGCAAGCGGCAAAACCTGTGCGAAGAGAACGTCGTGGATCCCGTGCCCCTGCGCCTGCGCTTTGAAAGCGGCCTGGTTCGCATCGGCGACGACGAGGCCCTCGAGCTGGACCGCTGCACCTTCCGGGTCGAGCGGCAGATCTTCGCGCTTTTCTCCGATTTTCAAGGCGCGCGCGGCTGTTGAGCTTAGAGAGAGCAACCCTCTAGTCACCTTTGCGATTTCGCGGCTTGCAGGGTAAGGGGGTGCGAGACCGCGCTTGCTCGCTTGCTCCAAGTGAGCCCGCGAGAACTTTCTAGATCTGGGCGAGAGGATGCCAATGAGCTTGCTTCCGGACCTGAACATCAGGTTTCTTACCAACTATATCAAATGCAATTACAGCTGTCCCTATTGCATTGTCGGGTCCATGAAAGGTGACCCGAGATATGATGTATTCAATGAGAACGCGTTAAGCAGAATTGCCACGCATATTACGCAAATCGAAAGCAGAATTAACATCAGATTGGGCGTATTGGGCGAATTCTTCCTGAGCTCGGCGTTGGTGGGCGTTGCGGAACAGCTTTCGCACGCGCCCAATATTAAGACCCTGAATTTGATCACCAACCTCAGCTTTCCATTCAAAAAATACTCCGACGATCTCAAGAACTTCGATCAATCCAAGTTGGGCCTAGTGGCCAGCCTGCATCCGACTGAAATCAAGGATTTCGAGGCTTGGTTCGATACGGCGCGGCGTCTTAACGAGCTTGTTGATTTCTCTGTCGCGCTGGTCGCCTACCCCCCGCTCATCCCCACACTGCCAACCCTCGTCTCCAAGCTTGGCGAACTCGGTATACACGCCTTCGTGCAGGGTTTTGTCGGCAAATTCAATGACCGCGAGTATCCGTTTTCATACAGCGCGGAGGAGCAGAGAATCCTGCGCACGATTTCGACATCTCGCCACGATTATGCATATTTCGTGGAGGCTAAACGCGCAGGGCTTTGCAATGCCGGCCATAAAAGCGTTTTCGTGGACATCACCGGCCAGGTCCGGCCTTGCGGAATGGGGCGAGGAGGGGAATCGCTCGGCAACTTCCTGCAAAGCCCCGGCTTGCGTTTGTACGACGCTCCGAGGCCCTGCACCAGAAAGACGTGTTTTTGCGATACGGAAAACATCAATACTGTTTCATTCGAGACCCACTACGCACACACCGGGCCCAATCAGCATAAATTCATGTACCGCTTCGCCGAGCTGGCCGCCGAGAACCCGGAATACGGGGAATGGTCCATCAGATATCCTTGACTTCAGGCGGGCAGGAAAGGGGCGAATCTGGCCACGACTGCCTGCTTGACCAGATTGCGTCCTAGCTCTTTCTCGAGCCAGTCGCGATTCTTATACAGCGTGGCAAGCGTCCAATAGAGATGATCCTCGGGACCCGTATTGGAGCCACCACCTGGATGTCTTCTCCAGGCGAGCCCCGGGACGTTGCTGGCTTTCCATATGGCGCCCGCGCGAAACAGCCGCAGCTTGAAATCCCAGTCCTCATACAGGGCCGCCTTGTGGTCGAACCCACCCGACTCGAGATAGATTTTTTTTGAAAACAGCATGTCCCGAGGCAGGGGGAAGGCTCGCAGCACGAATCCGGAAAGCTGGTCCAATCTTGACAGGGCGTTCAGGAACTCGAAATCCATAATCTTGAGCACCCGCCCTTCCAAGTCCACCCAATGAAATGCTGAACAAGCCACGCATTGCCCGCCATGCGCCCTGACCAATGCCGCCTCGGAAGAGATCTTGTCCGGGTAGTAATAGTCATCGCCATCCAGTGTGCTGACGAAATCCCCCTGGCAGTCACGAATAGCCAAGTCCCTGTTTGCGGATGTCCCGAGATTGGATTCCCTGAGTATCCCCCTTACGCGGGAATTCGCACTGGCCCAGGCCTGGATTATGTCCCTGGACGAATCCGTGGAGCCATCATCGGCTATGATGATCTCATGCAAGTCGAAATTTTGCGCAACAACACTGGCAATAGCCTTGTGCAGCCACTTTTCGCTGTTGAAGCTGACGATCACGCAGGAGACTTTCATGGTAGATCGGTATGCTGCAATATTTTGGCGTGCTCAACTACATGGCTTGAGACTCGAGTCCAGAAACTCCATTCCATCAGTGATCTGGCAATAACCTTGCCCCTTCGGTGATTCGTAGTAGCGACAAAATTCAGCGGAAGGAATTCGTAGCCGCCACATCGTCACATCGCGGCGGTTCGTGACAACCTCTAACGCTTGGTGACGAAGCCCACCAAGAAGAGCGCTGCGCCCACGCCAGCAAGAATAAAGCCGTATTCGTTGAAGAACAACGCAAGCTGCGTCTGCCAGGGCACATCGCTGCCCAGCTTGCCAAGAACCGTGCCCAGGATGCCTCTGCCGGGATGTTTTTGCAGGTAATCCTCGGCCAGGAAGCGGCCGAGGATGCCGATGATCGCCACAAGGATTCCCACGCCCACAAGTCGCTTTTTGTTCATGATGTCCTTCTTGATATAGTGCGCTAATCGGCCGCCTGGACTTGTCTTCCCGGGAGCCTTGGCAATAAGTTCATGAAGTCCGGGTATGCCGTGTCCGCCCTGTGACAGGTCAAGTCGGGAAACCCTAAATTGGTATCATGCTCGTTATCATGGCCTGTACGGAGCGCAAAGCGTGCAGGCGGGGCGTATCTTACACCACCCTGGCGCCGCACCAGCCTTATCGACCCGAGTGCAGGACTACTTTACCTGGAAGGCTTCCTGGTAAAGGATATTGTTCGGATCGGCGGCAGTGGTCACGGTCACGCGCCACATACCCTCGGAGACCCCGGGCATAAGGCTTGTGGTGCTCCAGGTGCGGAATCCGTCGCTTGGGTGTATCCGCAACTCGATTTCGGTCATGGGGTGCAGATCCGGTCCGAGTTCGGCCACGTCAGGATTCTCCTTGTACCAGGAATGCACCACCACGGTTTCCTCGGATGCTTTGATCTTGGTCCATAAGAAAATCTGTCCGGTCTTGCCTGCTTCCACCACGGGCAGCATGGATTGGTCGGTTGAGGTGATGAGGTCCACTGGCTCTCGATTCACAACATCCTCGCATAGAGCGGCCTCGACAACCAGGACCTGGGCGAATGCGGGACAAGTCGTCAGCACCATCGCAAGGATCGCGGCAAAGAGCACAATGGACTTTCTCATGTCGTCCCTCCCGTGGGGTTGTCAGCTTTGATTCTTATTGTGTAGTAACCATACAAGCAGCCCAAGGACATGTCAAAAATCATCCTGCAACATACCATGCCCTCGCGAGAGCATATCTTGGACGCTGCTTGCCAGCAATGCTCCGGGATACTGCCGGACGCGGTCAATGCACAACATAGGTCATGAGATCTGGCTCATTCGCCATGGCCAAAGCATGGCTAATGCGGGCGAGATGACCACTGCTCCAGGCTCGGCCGGCTTGACCGATCTGGGTAGGCGTCAGGCCGCCATGATCGCCAAGGCCATCCCCAGGAAGCCGGAGCGTATCATCGTCAGCCCGTATGATCGCACCCGCCAGACCGCCAGGCCGAGCATGGCGCGTTTCCCGGACACGGCCGTGGAGGAATGGCCGCTGCAGGAGTTCACCTACCTCTTGCCTGCGAAATACAACGGCACGACTCTGGAGCAGCGCAGGCCCATGGAAAACGAATACTGGAGCAGGCTAGATCCAGCCTATGTGGAAGGTCGGGGCACCGAGAGCTTCCTGGGCATGCTCGATCGGGTGGAAGCCGCCTGGGAGCGGCTCAGGCAAATGCAGGGATTCACGCTGCTCTTCAGCCATGGGCAGATCATACGCGCCTTTTTCATGCTGCTCTTCGAGGGCTTTCTTGATTACCGCCAGGACACTGGACGGGCCATGAGCATGTTTCTGGGGTTGCGCACGGGGCTGTTCATTCCCAATGGCTCGATTATGAGGATCGTTCTGTCCGAGGAGAACGCGGTTCCAGTGCTCAGCCCCTTGTCCATGGCGCATATCCCGCCCGAGCTGCGCTCGCGTTGAGCTGCCTGATCGCCTGCTCCTCCTTGCCTTTTGCCGCGGATCATGGCCTAACATGGAGTTTCGCAGCCTGTGTGCGGCGCGAACCCACAACGCGAGCCCATTAAGGAGGAGCCATGGTCACACGCAGGATTGGAAATGCTTACGACAGCCTGGACGAGGAGACCCGGCGCTGGATGCTTGTGGAACTGGACGAGGACGAGCAGGGCGGCGTCCTGTACTATCCCCCGCTGCTCACGGACCGAGGACGCGAGGAGTACAGATGGTTGCTGCGCGAAGCCCTCAAACATCACGATGACGCCTGGCTGGCTCACGGCCTGGACAAGCCGGGCCTGTTGCGCATCGAAGAGGCCGATTCCGGAGCCGTGGGCCTGACACAACGCAAGCGGTACGGGACTCACGAGAGGAAACGCATAGAGAAGCCCAACTCGGAGGTCATGGGCAGGAGCCCGGACGCGGTCCCCACAGATGTCATCGAGAACATGGCCGCGGACGAGTTCAACCGCTACTACTCCCGCGGCGTCTGCCGCCGGGTGCTGGAGTCGGGCCTGGGCCAGGTGGAGATTTACAAGATAGAGGCCGGCGCCAACCTGCACCTGTCCTATCCGGTGCCCGGCTCGGAGAACGCGGACCATGCCCGCGAGGTCGAGCTCGGCCGGGGCATCGATGCCGATTACCTGCTCGGCATGCTGCGCCGCAATCCCGAGGATGAGACGGGTGAGGCCTTGCCCGGCGCACCCGGCTCGGGCCTCAGTGTACGTTTGCCGGCCTGATCCTGCCTCGAAGGGCTGGAAGTAGTTGCGTAAGGTTTGCTGTGTGTTGGCAGGTTTAAATCCGCCGACTTGGCGTATAAGTTCAATTTGCTGAAGGGAACGCCTTTTGCAAAACATTCTGCGTTTGACGTTCAAACTCGTTTCCCATTCAGCCCAGCCAGGAGGCGGCATGTACATCAACTTGCACAACATGCAGGCGATCATCGCACTCGCATGCGGCGTTCTCATTCTCATCATGCCCAAGCTGCTCAACTACATCGTGGCCCTGTATCTTATCATATTGGGCGTCATGGGCATCGTACGCTTTTAGAGCAGATTGCTTTTAAGAC
The window above is part of the Desulfocurvibacter africanus subsp. africanus DSM 2603 genome. Proteins encoded here:
- a CDS encoding glycosyltransferase family 2 protein — protein: MKVSCVIVSFNSEKWLHKAIASVVAQNFDLHEIIIADDGSTDSSRDIIQAWASANSRVRGILRESNLGTSANRDLAIRDCQGDFVSTLDGDDYYYPDKISSEAALVRAHGGQCVACSAFHWVDLEGRVLKIMDFEFLNALSRLDQLSGFVLRAFPLPRDMLFSKKIYLESGGFDHKAALYEDWDFKLRLFRAGAIWKASNVPGLAWRRHPGGGSNTGPEDHLYWTLATLYKNRDWLEKELGRNLVKQAVVARFAPFLPA
- a CDS encoding DUF2914 domain-containing protein, with the protein product MRKSIVLFAAILAMVLTTCPAFAQVLVVEAALCEDVVNREPVDLITSTDQSMLPVVEAGKTGQIFLWTKIKASEETVVVHSWYKENPDVAELGPDLHPMTEIELRIHPSDGFRTWSTTSLMPGVSEGMWRVTVTTAADPNNILYQEAFQVK
- a CDS encoding histidine phosphatase family protein: MHNIGHEIWLIRHGQSMANAGEMTTAPGSAGLTDLGRRQAAMIAKAIPRKPERIIVSPYDRTRQTARPSMARFPDTAVEEWPLQEFTYLLPAKYNGTTLEQRRPMENEYWSRLDPAYVEGRGTESFLGMLDRVEAAWERLRQMQGFTLLFSHGQIIRAFFMLLFEGFLDYRQDTGRAMSMFLGLRTGLFIPNGSIMRIVLSEENAVPVLSPLSMAHIPPELRSR
- a CDS encoding DUF3096 domain-containing protein, producing MYINLHNMQAIIALACGVLILIMPKLLNYIVALYLIILGVMGIVRF